A region of the Candidatus Methylomirabilis oxygeniifera genome:
AGTCCGAACTGCTCGAACTCGCGTTGGAACGCTTCCATCGCCTGCACAGTAACCGGTTCAGAGCCGTTCATCAGGATTCGAAGGCGGGAGAGGTCAAGACGGCTCCCCTGTCCATGGGCCGGCGAGTGCGCAAACCGTCTGGGCGCGATCCGACACATTCTGGCGAGCCGTCCGATAGCGGAGTTGTTGGCGACTGAGACTGTGGCCTTGAACTGATGGATCGCCCACATCCAGCGGATTGGATCGCGGGTAAAATCAGTGGGCGACATCAGGCAGGCTTCCATGCCGAGGGCAAAGGATCCCAGCGTAATGCCGATGAGCCCCATGTCATGGTAGAGCGGTAACCAGGAGACTACCTTGTCGTCCGGTCGCGGCTGTACCGCTTGCCCGAACGCCCGGATGTTGGCTAAGATCGCTCGGTGGCTGAGCACGACACCCTTCTGAATACCGGTTGATCCGGAAGTAAATTGGATCAGAGCCGTGGCATTGCCATCAACGCTCGGCGACCGAAACTGAGCGGTTCCTCGCAGGAGGTCGGAGGCCGGCACAAAGGCAGGCGGCTCACGAAGGAGCCGGGCAGCAGCCTGACACACGGGACCGAACTCTCGCTCGGCGATTACCACGGTAGGTCGGGAGGTCTGGCAGACATGGACCTGCTGGTCCACGTACCGGCTGAGGCGCTGAAGCTGCTCCAGGAGAGTCATGAGAGGCCGTCCCGCGTTTCGCCCCTGTCGCCAGCGTTGAGCGAAAGGCTGTTGCACGAGGCGGTCGATCACCCATTTGGCGGGGGCGTACAGGCCGGTGGTGGTCGCTGCGGCCAGGGTGCGAAGCAGGCCTTTCGGGAGAAGCAGGGGCGGATACGTGGGAACCGCTACCGCACCCGCCAACCAGGTACCGAATAAGGCTTGAAGGATGGGCCGCCCGGTGGGAAGCATGATAAGGACCCGATCTCCCGGCCGGACCCCCAGTTCCTGAAGGAGCGCCGCCACCCGCTCGGCCTCCTGGCACAACATGCCGAACTGGATCGGCTCGTCGGTGTCAGGACCGCGGAGTAGCGAGCACCAGGGCCTCTCCATGCGATATTCCGCCTGGTAATGAACGATCTGGCCAATCGTATCCGAGGCTGTGAGAGCGGCTAGTGGAGAGGGGTCGAGAGATTCACAATAAGTGGAGGAGATAGTCACGATACTTCCTTTACGGGTGATGAGTAAGGTTCCTGACGCACCGTCGGCGTTTCGGGATAACGATCTTGTGGGGGTTGGCGTCGGCTAACGCAATCATCTCACTGATGGCCCAATCCCTCTGGGAGAGGCTTGCCTTCCGGGGATATGCTGTGCCTCCGAGGCGTTCAATACCTCGAATGATTCCGATAGGGATTGGTAGCGTTCCGTCGGTTGCGCAAACCTCGGCCAGCGAACCCGCTAGCGCCAGATAGGTCGAGAGGAATCGATGCGGCCAAGTGAATGAGCGGCTTCGTCTCATT
Encoded here:
- a CDS encoding putative Long-chain-fatty-acid--CoA ligase (Evidence 3 : Function proposed based on presence of conserved amino acid motif, structural feature or limited homology; Product type pe : putative enzyme), translated to MERPWCSLLRGPDTDEPIQFGMLCQEAERVAALLQELGVRPGDRVLIMLPTGRPILQALFGTWLAGAVAVPTYPPLLLPKGLLRTLAAATTTGLYAPAKWVIDRLVQQPFAQRWRQGRNAGRPLMTLLEQLQRLSRYVDQQVHVCQTSRPTVVIAEREFGPVCQAAARLLREPPAFVPASDLLRGTAQFRSPSVDGNATALIQFTSGSTGIQKGVVLSHRAILANIRAFGQAVQPRPDDKVVSWLPLYHDMGLIGITLGSFALGMEACLMSPTDFTRDPIRWMWAIHQFKATVSVANNSAIGRLARMCRIAPRRFAHSPAHGQGSRLDLSRLRILMNGSEPVTVQAMEAFQREFEQFGLRREALSPVYGLAEMALAVSFPDLTAPYRVCRQRGEEWVSVGRPLQDFDIRIIDTEGNQLPIGRLGEVIVTGPSLMDGYFGDPEATAQVIRERDGRRWLHTGDEGTIDSAGELYITGRLKEIVIKGGRNYAPAHLEEVIETVEGVRPGRSIVFGVTDARSGTQRVVAVVELADPHRHAPLHEALLREIRSRVDDVYRPAGGTVLDHVLLVAPGTLSKTTSGKRMRLDTRERFLRGEFG